From the Candidatus Binatia bacterium genome, one window contains:
- a CDS encoding VOC family protein — MAERPFRVLGVQQIAIGSTDKERLRRLWVDLFGLAVTGTFRSERENVDEDICVLGEGATRVEVDLMQPIDPEKRPKVHEPPLNHIGLWVDDLPAAVQWLTQQGVRFAPGGIRKGAAGYDVCFIHPKGSEEFPLSGEGVLIELVQAPPEVIAALSNS, encoded by the coding sequence ATGGCCGAGCGGCCGTTTCGGGTTTTGGGTGTGCAACAAATTGCGATTGGGAGCACGGATAAGGAGCGTTTGCGGCGCTTGTGGGTGGATCTGTTTGGGCTCGCGGTAACCGGTACGTTTCGTAGCGAGCGCGAAAATGTCGACGAGGATATTTGCGTGCTCGGCGAAGGAGCGACGCGGGTGGAGGTAGACTTGATGCAGCCGATCGATCCCGAAAAGCGGCCGAAGGTCCATGAGCCGCCGCTCAATCACATAGGCCTCTGGGTGGACGACTTACCAGCAGCAGTGCAGTGGCTCACCCAGCAAGGAGTGCGCTTTGCGCCGGGAGGGATCCGCAAGGGCGCCGCAGGCTACGACGTGTGCTTCATCCACCCCAAAGGCAGCGAGGAATTCCCGCTGAGTGGCGAAGGCGTGCTGATCGAGCTCGTACAGGCTCCTCCCGAAGTGATCGCCGCTCTTTCTAACTCATAG
- a CDS encoding metal ABC transporter permease — protein sequence MADWLTYGFLQRALVASLLAACLCGVLGFFVVLRRLSFIGVGISHAALGGVALGVLCGVEPLLAAAGFAAATAWSIGQVGRLGRLHEDTAIGVLFSAAMALGVVLLSLSTQFQSDLFGYLFGNILAVSTADLWLLGTMATVVLVVVAVLFKELLFAAFDEEVAEASGLPVSMLHHLLLAALALTVVVAMRVVGLILVEALLVIPAAAAYQLARGYVSMLSWAVAIAALGSIGGLLCSYQWNIPAGATIVLLLAAFFTLALVARRSGLVC from the coding sequence ATGGCGGACTGGTTAACCTACGGCTTTCTTCAGCGTGCCCTGGTTGCCAGCTTGCTGGCCGCATGTTTGTGCGGGGTGCTGGGGTTCTTCGTCGTCCTGCGCCGGCTTTCGTTTATCGGCGTGGGCATCTCGCATGCTGCCTTAGGGGGCGTGGCTTTAGGGGTGTTGTGCGGGGTCGAACCTCTACTTGCGGCGGCAGGCTTCGCAGCAGCGACCGCATGGTCCATCGGCCAGGTCGGGCGACTAGGCCGCCTGCACGAGGACACCGCTATCGGAGTCCTGTTCTCTGCGGCCATGGCGCTCGGGGTGGTATTGCTGAGCTTGTCCACGCAGTTCCAGAGCGACTTGTTCGGTTACCTCTTCGGTAACATCCTCGCTGTGAGCACGGCCGACCTGTGGCTCCTAGGTACGATGGCAACCGTCGTGCTGGTCGTAGTAGCGGTGTTGTTCAAAGAGCTCTTGTTCGCCGCGTTCGATGAAGAAGTTGCCGAAGCGAGTGGCTTGCCGGTGAGCATGCTCCATCACCTGTTGCTCGCAGCCTTGGCGCTAACGGTGGTGGTGGCCATGCGAGTGGTGGGGTTGATCTTGGTGGAAGCGCTGTTGGTGATTCCAGCAGCGGCGGCTTACCAATTAGCGCGCGGCTACGTGAGCATGCTGTCCTGGGCGGTTGCCATTGCCGCCCTCGGAAGCATCGGTGGCTTGTTGTGTTCTTACCAATGGAACATCCCCGCTGGTGCCACGATCGTGTTACTGCTTGCTGCGTTTTTTACGCTCGCGCTGGTCGCGCGCAGGAGCGGGTTGGTTTGCTGA
- a CDS encoding helix-turn-helix domain-containing protein produces MAKRSLRRPLELTESVRRELEWLANNGPEAVKRNAQIVLARAKGLPLKVVALRLGVHPNTVRNRLLRFYELGVAGLTHAATGTTRPIVFSDEVRAKIVEIAQTSPRSLRLPHSRWSLRRLRGYLLEQQIVQDVSVEGLRQILRGHDLPQRYWRRGRELRIRLTPAMERLLATWANGPHPGRRLLAQVLLSAAEGKDEEDIATTLGISLDQVESWIRGFQRRGLHILHSAVSRAARFVGRRLNRSSV; encoded by the coding sequence ATGGCGAAACGTTCGCTTCGACGGCCACTGGAGCTCACAGAATCCGTTCGGCGAGAGCTCGAGTGGTTGGCAAACAACGGGCCCGAGGCGGTAAAACGCAATGCCCAAATCGTGTTAGCACGTGCCAAGGGCCTTCCCTTGAAGGTGGTCGCTCTGCGTCTGGGGGTGCACCCGAACACCGTGCGGAACCGGCTGCTCCGCTTTTACGAACTCGGAGTTGCCGGGCTGACCCATGCAGCCACCGGCACCACGCGCCCAATTGTGTTTAGCGACGAAGTGCGGGCAAAAATCGTGGAGATCGCGCAAACTTCTCCGCGCTCGTTGCGCCTACCGCACTCGCGGTGGTCCTTGCGGCGACTGCGCGGGTACCTGTTGGAGCAGCAGATCGTGCAGGACGTCAGCGTCGAAGGCTTGCGGCAAATTTTGCGGGGGCATGACCTGCCCCAGCGCTACTGGCGCCGTGGGCGTGAACTGCGCATCCGGCTCACGCCGGCCATGGAGCGGTTGCTGGCAACGTGGGCGAACGGGCCTCACCCTGGGCGTCGCTTGCTCGCGCAAGTTCTGCTCTCCGCCGCCGAAGGGAAAGACGAGGAAGACATCGCCACCACACTGGGAATCAGCCTGGACCAAGTGGAGTCGTGGATCCGCGGTTTCCAACGCCGTGGTCTCCACATTTTGCACAGCGCGGTCAGCCGTGCCGCACGGTTCGTCGGGCGAAGGCTGAACCGTTCTTCCGTCTGA
- a CDS encoding metal ABC transporter substrate-binding protein — protein MFSASALLLVLQFAFAASAWAAQPKVVATIFPLASWLAELTEDTAEVEQLLPAGANPHMFEPPPAQVRALSQAILLVTVGAGLDDWAGKIAVAAGGNLHVLRLADRVPLLPLTGEQGRDPHFWLDPILVRDHVMPALTDALARVAPQHAGAHAARARQWSEELSRLDERLRQELAPVRGRAYIAVHSAWRYFAHRYGLVEAATVEPVPGRELSAKEMIALVEQVRRSGARALIVEPYVFSKVASQIAAETGIRLVTVDPFGGGALHGGYIRLMEANARAFVEALR, from the coding sequence ATGTTTTCAGCCAGCGCGCTTTTGCTCGTGTTGCAATTCGCGTTCGCGGCCTCGGCTTGGGCGGCGCAACCAAAAGTGGTGGCCACGATTTTCCCACTGGCTTCTTGGCTTGCGGAATTGACGGAAGACACCGCGGAGGTGGAACAGCTTCTCCCGGCGGGGGCGAATCCCCATATGTTCGAGCCGCCGCCGGCCCAGGTGCGCGCACTCAGCCAAGCGATTTTGCTCGTAACCGTGGGAGCTGGCCTCGATGATTGGGCGGGCAAGATCGCCGTGGCAGCCGGGGGGAACTTGCACGTGCTGAGGCTCGCCGATCGCGTGCCCTTGCTGCCGCTCACGGGCGAACAGGGGCGGGATCCGCATTTTTGGCTCGACCCGATTCTCGTCCGCGACCATGTCATGCCCGCCCTCACCGATGCACTTGCGCGTGTGGCACCACAGCACGCCGGGGCGCATGCGGCCCGCGCTCGGCAGTGGAGCGAGGAGCTTTCGCGATTGGATGAGCGGCTGCGGCAGGAATTGGCTCCGGTCCGCGGGCGCGCCTACATTGCCGTGCACTCTGCCTGGCGGTATTTCGCGCACCGCTATGGGCTGGTGGAGGCAGCCACTGTGGAACCCGTGCCCGGAAGGGAACTGTCAGCAAAGGAAATGATTGCGCTTGTCGAACAGGTACGCCGAAGCGGAGCCCGCGCGCTGATTGTGGAGCCCTACGTGTTCTCGAAAGTGGCAAGCCAAATTGCTGCGGAGACTGGCATCCGGTTGGTTACTGTGGATCCTTTCGGCGGGGGTGCGTTGCACGGGGGCTACATCCGGTTGATGGAAGCGAACGCCCGGGCCTTTGTGGAGGCATTGCGATGA
- a CDS encoding M14 family metallopeptidase → MPAAAPWLAPYPHPVAAVEQATSLAERFSERCRVETIGQSAQGRPLLAFHVGLDSLGTLRPRLLVTAQIHGGEYIGGYVARALLQTLLEGSERDPMVASLGRRAVITVVPLLNPDGAEIVWQRRGWVGFKASRVTANRVDPNRNFPFAAIPGRRAWNSSSARKWSPYFRGPHPLSEPECLALARLCQRERFCAAVNFHSFGGVVFFPSTRDPRLDRIFDVFRSVFPAAQKHCRYRPVPEPISALSGQLDLFLLHAFGTASVTVEVSRPGWAMVARPHRWFHFFSWANPPNPTRWVENDVPATIAALAALLERTGGRAQLPRHPELGEQIPRQATLQALSRCS, encoded by the coding sequence GTGCCGGCCGCTGCTCCCTGGTTAGCCCCGTATCCACATCCCGTCGCAGCAGTGGAGCAAGCGACCAGCCTGGCAGAGCGCTTCTCCGAACGCTGCCGGGTGGAAACGATCGGTCAGTCGGCGCAAGGCCGTCCTTTGTTGGCGTTTCACGTCGGCCTCGATTCACTGGGCACGCTCCGCCCTCGCCTGTTGGTGACAGCACAAATACACGGCGGTGAATACATTGGCGGATATGTTGCGCGTGCTCTCCTGCAAACACTGCTGGAAGGAAGCGAACGCGACCCCATGGTGGCTTCTCTCGGACGACGCGCGGTGATTACCGTCGTCCCGCTTCTCAACCCCGACGGTGCGGAAATCGTTTGGCAACGCCGCGGCTGGGTCGGCTTTAAAGCCTCGCGGGTCACCGCCAACCGGGTCGACCCGAATCGGAACTTCCCCTTTGCCGCAATTCCAGGTCGCCGGGCTTGGAATTCGAGCAGCGCCCGCAAATGGTCCCCCTACTTTCGCGGCCCGCATCCGTTGAGCGAACCGGAATGCCTTGCTCTCGCTCGTCTTTGCCAACGGGAACGGTTTTGCGCTGCGGTGAACTTCCATAGCTTTGGCGGTGTGGTGTTTTTCCCCTCGACCCGCGACCCGAGATTGGACCGCATCTTCGACGTTTTCCGCAGCGTGTTCCCCGCCGCGCAGAAGCACTGCCGCTACCGACCCGTCCCCGAACCGATCTCCGCACTCAGTGGGCAGCTCGACCTGTTCCTCTTGCACGCCTTTGGCACTGCCAGCGTCACGGTGGAGGTCAGCCGTCCCGGTTGGGCGATGGTGGCTCGCCCCCACCGTTGGTTCCATTTTTTCTCTTGGGCCAATCCACCGAATCCCACACGCTGGGTAGAAAACGATGTGCCGGCAACCATCGCCGCCTTGGCCGCACTGCTGGAGCGCACCGGCGGTCGGGCCCAGCTGCCACGACACCCCGAGCTCGGCGAGCAAATCCCTCGGCAAGCCACCTTGCAAGCCCTCTCCCGTTGTTCTTAA
- the apaG gene encoding Co2+/Mg2+ efflux protein ApaG: MEDTYGSEACTRGFRVRVRSRFLPEHSNPDQGRWFFAYHVTIINESDTTAQLVSRHWIVTDAQGEVQEVRGLGVVGEQPLLRPGQEFSYTSGCPLSTPVGSMHGSYRMVAENGETFDIRIAPFTLAVPGLLH, from the coding sequence ATGGAGGACACGTACGGCTCTGAGGCATGCACCCGCGGCTTCCGGGTGCGGGTGCGCTCGCGATTTTTGCCCGAACATTCGAACCCCGACCAAGGTCGCTGGTTTTTCGCGTACCATGTGACCATCATCAACGAGAGCGACACAACGGCGCAGCTCGTCAGCCGGCATTGGATCGTCACCGACGCGCAAGGCGAGGTGCAGGAGGTTCGCGGTCTCGGTGTCGTGGGTGAGCAGCCGTTGCTGCGTCCTGGCCAAGAGTTCTCGTACACATCGGGTTGCCCGCTATCGACGCCGGTCGGGAGCATGCATGGTTCTTATCGCATGGTCGCAGAAAACGGCGAAACCTTTGATATCCGCATTGCGCCCTTTACGCTCGCGGTTCCCGGCTTGCTGCACTAA
- the thrH gene encoding bifunctional phosphoserine phosphatase/homoserine phosphotransferase ThrH, which produces MIACLDLEGVLVPEIWINVAERTGIAELRRTTRDEPDYDRLMRRRLEILAEHGLKLADIQNVIGSMRPLEGATEFLDWLRAHFQVIILSDTFDEFARPLLAQLGYPTLFCNSLVVDETGRVRDYRIRIRDGKRKAVMAFKLLNFDVVAAGDSYNDITMLTEADHGILFRPPANIVGEFPQFRVAYTYEELKEAFTQAAGLKA; this is translated from the coding sequence ATGATTGCGTGCCTGGATCTCGAAGGGGTACTCGTCCCCGAAATTTGGATCAATGTTGCGGAACGAACCGGCATTGCAGAACTCCGTCGTACCACGCGGGACGAACCCGACTACGACAGGCTCATGCGCCGCCGCTTGGAAATTCTCGCGGAGCATGGGCTCAAGCTAGCGGACATCCAAAACGTCATTGGCTCGATGCGGCCGCTCGAGGGGGCCACGGAATTTCTCGACTGGCTCCGCGCACACTTTCAAGTGATCATTCTTTCCGACACCTTCGATGAATTCGCTCGGCCGCTCCTCGCCCAGCTCGGCTACCCGACGTTATTTTGCAATTCCTTAGTGGTCGACGAAACAGGGAGGGTGCGGGACTACCGCATCCGGATTCGCGACGGCAAGCGCAAAGCGGTGATGGCCTTCAAGCTGCTGAACTTTGACGTGGTCGCCGCTGGCGACTCCTACAACGACATCACCATGTTGACAGAGGCGGACCATGGCATCTTGTTTCGCCCACCGGCCAACATTGTGGGCGAGTTTCCGCAGTTTCGCGTCGCCTACACCTACGAGGAATTGAAAGAAGCCTTTACCCAAGCCGCAGGCCTCAAGGCATGA
- a CDS encoding metal ABC transporter ATP-binding protein: MTTTPALVVETRKLEVRLDGRRVLWDIDLAIPPGRFVGIIGPNGAGKTTLLRVLLGLVPASGGEVRVFGFPPLEARKRGSRIGYVPQRPKFDPFFPVSVWDVVMMGRVPRIGWFRWPRREDRVQVARALELVGMRGREQRRLAELSGGEQQRVFLARALSSEAQLLLLDEATTGLDLPAQHELYALLQRLRQQLGLTIVAVSHDLLELAAHAEELVCINGTMHIHGNPQVVLHSHELREAYRCEFDFLYADRAGLDAAHGGE; this comes from the coding sequence ATGACGACCACGCCCGCGCTCGTTGTAGAGACCCGCAAGCTCGAAGTGCGGCTCGATGGCAGGCGCGTGCTGTGGGACATCGACTTAGCCATCCCGCCCGGACGCTTCGTTGGCATTATTGGTCCCAACGGCGCCGGCAAGACCACGCTCTTGCGTGTGCTGCTCGGGCTGGTGCCAGCCTCTGGTGGGGAGGTGCGGGTGTTTGGCTTTCCGCCTCTAGAGGCGCGCAAACGCGGCTCGCGCATCGGTTACGTGCCCCAGCGACCGAAGTTCGACCCCTTTTTTCCTGTCTCCGTGTGGGACGTGGTCATGATGGGACGCGTGCCCCGCATTGGTTGGTTTCGCTGGCCACGACGGGAAGACCGTGTGCAAGTTGCCCGCGCGCTGGAGCTGGTGGGCATGCGCGGTCGCGAGCAGCGCCGGTTGGCGGAGCTTTCCGGGGGCGAACAACAACGCGTGTTTCTTGCGCGTGCGCTCTCCAGCGAGGCTCAACTGCTCCTGCTCGATGAAGCGACCACGGGCTTGGATTTACCCGCACAGCATGAGCTGTACGCCTTGCTGCAACGCCTCCGGCAGCAGCTCGGGTTGACGATTGTGGCCGTATCCCACGACTTGCTGGAGCTGGCCGCCCACGCAGAAGAGCTTGTGTGCATCAACGGGACCATGCACATTCACGGCAACCCGCAGGTGGTGTTGCACAGCCACGAACTGCGGGAAGCGTATCGCTGCGAGTTCGATTTCTTGTATGCCGACCGTGCCGGCCTCGATGCCGCGCACGGTGGAGAATGA